In the genome of Cynocephalus volans isolate mCynVol1 chromosome 10, mCynVol1.pri, whole genome shotgun sequence, the window CTGACCTTTGTCTCGGTCCACGACTGTTTCTGGACCCACGCGGCAGACGTGCCTGTCATGAACCAggtgcctccccccacccccatgctccAGCCTAGAGACCAGCTAGACACCCCTGGCCCAGTGGCGGCGGCGATTGAGGGACCTGGCCTCTGACCCTGGTGGCTGGACCCTGCCTGACCTTGGGTGTCCCCTCACCCCAGCCAGAGCAGGTGCAGCTGCTCTCAAGGAGCAGCTACTGAGGCGCCCCCATCCCCAGGTGTGTCGCGAGCAGTTTGTCCGCCTGCACAGTGAGCCCATCCTGCACCACCTGTCCAGGTTCCTGGTGAAGCGGTTCTGCGCTGACACCAAGTAAGGTGCCCCCCCGACCTTAGCGCGGCGGGATGCCCCCGCCACGCCCCCACCCGGGCCTCACTCTCCACCCTTCCTTCAGCTCCCAGCCCCGGAAGCTGTCGCAGCAAGTCCTGGCCATCAAACTGCTGGAGACGCTGCTGTCCGTGCCCGAGAAAGGTAGGCGCGGGCGCACCTTAGGGCAGGGGCTTCCTGGCTGTTGGGGGCGGCGGGGGGCGGCGGGGGCTCCTGGCTGCTGGGGGCGGTGCGGGGCGGCGGGGGCTCCTGGCTGCTGGGGGCGGTGCGGGGCAGCGGGGCTCCTGGCTGCTGGGGGCGTCCTGGCGGCGGGGGCTCCTGGCTGCTGGGGGCGTCCTGGCGGCGGGGGCTCCTGGCTGCTGGGGGCGGTGCGGGGCGGCGGGCGGCGTCCTGGCTGCTGGGGGCGGCGGGGGCTCCTGGCTGCTGGGGGCGTCCTGGCGGCGGGGGCTCCTGGCtgctgggggcggggcggggcggcgggcGGCGCCCTGGCTGCTGGGGGCGGCGGGGGCTCCTGGCtgctgggggcggggcgggcggcggGGGCTCCTGGCTGCTGGCGGCGGGGGCGTGGCCCTCCTTCCATCGCCCGCCCACGCTCCGCCCCTCCGCAGGGGCCTTCGACCTGGAGCAGGTGAAGAGCTCCACCTACTTCTTCAGCTGATGCCGGCCCGCCCGGCTGTCCCGGCACCGCCGCCTGTACCATAGTGTAAATAAAGCTCTGTCGCCACCCGTGGGAGCCGTGTCTTCTCGGGCGGGGCGCCAAGCAACGAGACGAGCGCAGGTGGGCGCCAATGCTGTCGTTTATTGCGCGGAATGGGGGTGTGGGGCTCGAGGGGCGTGGTGGGGGCGCTGCTGCCTCGGCTCGTCAGTACATTCATCACGACGGCGGGGACCCCAGCCTCACCCCCACGCCCGGGCGTGGCCCGCCCTGGGTGCCGGCGCGCGCGCTCCCCGCCACGCGTGGAGAGGGCCGGGCCGGTTATTGCGAGCGCGGTGCGGGGGTCGGGAAGCCGGCGGGCCGAGTATTGCACTTAAAGACCAGGGTCGTCCTCGGGGCAGGCGGGGCCCCACGGCCAGCTCCTCTCGGCCACGGACCCGTTCTACagtgagggaaactgaggcaccgagGTGAAGGGAGCTCCCTCGCGTGCGCGAGGCCGCCTCCAGGAGCAGGGGCGATGGGGATGGGCGCAGGGCGATGAGGGGGGACGGCCGGGGGCTCGGAGGGGGCTGCCCCGCCGGCCCGGCCCGCGCGTCCGGCTACTCTACCTACGTCTCGTCTATGGCTTCTGGGGCGGGCGGCCGGGGCAGCGCGCGGTGCATGGCTTTGGTCTGGAGGAGGcccgcgggcgggcgggcggcgcggCGAGGGTCACAAGTTGGACGAGAGGCGCGAGCGCGCGGAGTCCGGCGGGTCGAGGCTGCCGGTGGCGCCGGGCGAGGCTGAGTCCCTGCGGTCCGGGCTGGGCGCGGCGGGCCGGGCGGCGGGCGCGGGCCCCAGGCGCGGCGTGGAGCTGCTGGCCGGGCGTGCCGAGGccgcggggccggggccgggtgCTCCGTGAGGCAGCGAGGGCTGCGAGGCGGACAGCGGGCGCGACGCGCGACTCAGGCGGCGCGCGGGCAGCGCGGGCCCGGCACGGGGGGCAGCGGGCGAGCCGGGCGCGCCACCGTGGGGCGAGGTCCGCGGCGCCCGGGGGCTGGCGGGCGCGCCCGGGGGGCTTGCAGCGGGCGCGGGCCCCGGGACCGGGCGGCGCAACAGGCGCGGTGAGCCCAGCGCCAGCGGCCCCACGAGCGGACGTGCCACCTGCGGGCAGAAGCTCATGGCCACGGCCTGCTGCAGCGTGGCGATGGCCGAGGTGACCTGCGGAGGCGGCGGCGGTGGGAAGAGGCCCGCGCGCTGGCCCAGCTCGGCCTGCTGCACCATCTCGCGGTCGTACTTGACGATCTCCTGGATGATGGCGTTCTCCTGGTTGTTGAACACGCCGGAGCTGAGGTCGTGCTGCACCTTGTGCAGGAGGATCGAGTTCTTCTTGCCTGCGGGGAGCGGGGGAGTGGGCATCGGCGGCAGGTGGGGGTGCGCACCTACACCGCACCTGCTCTGCACCTGCACTGCACCACACCTGCTCTGCACCTGCACTCCACCGCACCTGCTCTGCACCTGCCCTGCACCGCACCTGCTCTGCACCGCACCTGCTCTGCACCTGGCTGCACCTGCACCGCACCTGCACACCTGCTCTGCACCTGCTCTGCACCTGCTCTGCACCAGCGTGCACAGCGCCCCTGCTGAGTGCACAGACGTCCTGCCGCAGGAAGCAGGTATTGAGTGCTTACTGCATACAGGCTAAGCGCCTGCTGTATACTACAACCATAaggagcacctgctgtgtgcacaAAACAGGTACTGAGAACCTACTCTGTACAGCCAGCACACATGGAGCAACTTCTGCATACatcaagcatttactgagcacctgctgtgtacgTGGAGCCGGTATAACTGTACAGCAAGTATTTATGGACACCTCCTGTATACATTAGTCACGTATTCAGTGCTTGCAGCGTGCAATAAGCACGCTCAGAATGCCTGCCTGTGCACAGCCGGAGTGCCAAGTGCCTACCATACGGCAAGCCTGTGTTGAGTGCCTACAGTATAGAACAACTGTATCTAAGCAGCTGCCATTCACCTACTGTACAGAGTAAATTGCTGAATGTCTGTCACATACAACGTGCTGAGTGCTTTCTGTGTTCCATGAAGCTCTCTAACACCTCCCCGCCCCACCCAGTCCAGCTTTTCCAGCCATTTTCTTCCTACCCACAAACAGTACAAGGGCCACTGTCTCCTTGACCCCTAGTCACATCACCAGCAAGTCTGGAGGCATCCACCTCTCCCTGTTCCCGAAGCCACACCCCCAGTCTTCCCCTGACACCCCCCCCCAATCATCCATGGCTCCCCAATGCTTCTGGTTTTCAGTCTAAACTCTCCCTGCAGCCCACTGGGCCTGTGTgtctggcccctgcctgcctccctcaccTCTCTCCTCCCAGGCATCTCTGGCCCTTTGTACTCCAGGTCTCCTCCTcacctcagggcttttgcaccTGCCCTGTCAACTCCAGGAAGACCCCTTCTTCCCTATCTGGCAGTGCTTACTCATTCTGGTCCCCCTCTACATCCCCTCCTCAGGGAAGCCCCCTCCACCCGCATGTCTCTTGCACTGTGCGCAGCCTGGCTGTGCATGATCTGACCAGCAGACCATAAGCTCCTGAGTCGGCCTCATGGTCCGCATCTGCACCCCAGCACACTGTAGGTGCTCCACACACACTTGGCAGAAACCACACATGACTGAATCACCCGCCCTTCCTCTTCCTTGGGAAGCCTGGCCATGTGTGGCCAGAGCGGGTCCACTGGCCACATCCCTTCCATCTCACCCCGGCTCCCTCCTGCCAGGGCTAGGTCGCTCACCAATGCGGTCCAGGCGGTCGATGGCCACGGTCTCAAAGGCACGCCGCATCATGGGGTACTCCTCCAGTACCTCATTGAAGTTGTCTACGCTCAGCGAGTACAGGCGGCAGTAGGTGTCAGCCCGCACGCTTGCCGTGCGCCGGCCCCGTGTGAGCAGGCATATCTCTGCATGTGGCCAAGGGAGGCTCCCTCAGTGGCTGGATGACGCCTGACTGCCCCATGTCCACCCCAGTGTCCCAAGCACAGTCCAGCCCCCACACCTTTGCCAGTGCTCCCCTTCCTCCCAGAGGCTCTTCCTGACACCCACACCAGCCACATTTGTACCCCATGCGAGCCTGAGGCTGTCACTGCCCTCACCCCCAGGTTCACAGGAGGGGTCCGGCTCTGtcacccagcccctgccccccacaGATGCTCACCCCCGAAGTAGGAGCCATCAGACAGCTTCATCTCCTTGTTGCCCTTGGTGAGCACGCTGACCACACCATGCTGGATAAAGTACATCTTCTTGCCGATGGTGCCCTCACGGATGATGTAGTCACCTGGCTGGAAGACCTCGAACTTGAGCTTGGTCAGCATGGCTGTGACAAAGTTGGGGTCAGCATTGGCAAACAATGGCATTGAGGCCACCAACTTCCGGCAGTTGAAGTTGACAATCTCCTGTAGGGCAGGACGCAGGGGTGGTGGCATCAGTGTACACTCTGGTTTCTGTCTCCCCCTGTTTCTGGGATGGTTTCATCTCTCAGaccctcagtgttctcatctgtgagatgggTTTAACACTGCAGCCTGACAGCCAGCATCTTACTTAATTTAATAAGCAAACACTGGAGATTTTGTCACCAAAGACAGAAGTAAGAAAAGATGCTCCCTGATTCCCGACTAGTTAATGCTATACTGGCAATACTGGCCAAtgcaattagataagaaaaaacagacatatgaattggaaagaaaaaactaaaatttatctCTTTGCAGAAAGTATGACTACCTGGAAAACCCAAAAGAAtcaatggaaaactacaacaTAAGGGAACTTAGTTAAAATAGCAGGTGACAAAAGACCAACATAAAAACCAAGGACCTTAAAATGAATTGATGGTGGGAAGCTTCTGGGGGTGGAAACATTCCATATTTGATCTGGCAGTGGCTAGTGTTCACTTTATAGAACATCTATGGAGCTGTGCCCTTATGACGTGGGCACTTTTCTGTAAGATGAGTTTCAGTAAAAAGAAAGCCTTTGCATATACAAACAGAAACCACTTAGAAGAAGATAAAATGGAGGCAAATACACCATTCACCCCAGCATAAAGAGCTAAGTAAAATGGCTCAGCATGAACTTAACAAGAACTGTCCAAACCTAAATGAAGAAAACTCAGAAACACTCCCGAAAGGCACAGAAGGCAGCTTGAACACACCGTGTTCTTAGAACACATCACCATTGTAAAGATGTCTGTCTGCACTATTCATCTGCATGCTTAACATGATCCCAGTGAAAATACCATcaagtttgcttttttaataacTGAAGAAAAGATGAGCAAAAAGCAGTAGGAAACCCACGTAAAAGGAGAGGAGCAGGGAAGTGGAACTAGCCCTCCCCCATACTAAACCACTGCAGAAAGTATCAGGTGAAAGCTCTCAAGTCATGGGGCAGAGAGGGACGTTCAGACATACAGCAGATGAACCCTTCCTCACACCATACACCAGGACAGATTCCAAAGGCGCAGGGACCTAAATGTCAAAAACAGAACAAGTACTAGAAGACATGAGTGAATTCCTCTAGAACCTGGGTGTGTACAGCAAGCATGTGTCATGCAGCTCTCAGGAGCCGACACTGTATAGCAAGTATGGATTGAGTGCCTGTTGTATACAGAAAGTAGGTATTAAAAAGCTACTCTGTATGTCAATCAGGTGCTAAGTATCTACTGTATACAGAAAGCATATGGAGCATCTGCTGTGTACAGAAAGTAGGTATTGAACATCTAGTATATACCCCAAGCACTCATCGCCCACCTCTTGTACACAAGTAGGTATTGAGCACCTACGGTATACAGCAGGCACACAGAAAGTACTTGCCATGTACAGAACGTAGGTATTGAACACTGTACACTGAGTCTGTACAGGAAGCACACAGGTGCATCATCTGTATAGAACAAgcatttattcagcacctactgtgtacatCAAGCATACAAGAAGCACCTGCTGTATGCAGCATAAAACACCTGCAAAGCAAAAATaccacaaaattaaaagataaatggcCATCTGGATGGAATTATTTGTATCACAAAGGGCCAATGTCCtcatatataaagaatttctaaaaacagaaaaagacaaagccCTGGAGAGAAACAAGCAAAAGTTATGGACAGACAcaaaagcaaaatgcaaattaaacagcCCCtgatcacatgaaaagatgctgaacctCGCTCAAAATAAGGGAGAACCACATGACAGCTGCCATCTCTCACGTATGTATCTCTTTGGGAGCATTCCCAAGTGAGAAGGGAACAGGTGGCCCTCTTGCTACTGCTGAGCGCACAGAACAGACCCAGCCCTCGGAGGGAATCTGGACACAACCCGGCAGAGTCCAGACATGCATGCCACCCATCAGCGCCCCCGCTGGGAGTTCAGCATGTGGACAAAAGCCGTGAATACATGTGGTTTTGCAGATTCAACTTTGGAACTCTGTAAATGTCAACATAATTATCAAATACagtttgccaggggctggggatgggggaatGGGCATGGATGGCTACTGGCCTGGGCTTCCTTTTGGGGTGAGGAGAATGTCCTGGAATTAGACattggtggtggttgcacagaGCTGTGAGTGTACTAGAAACCACTGGGTGTTATGCATGCTGTGGTCTGTGACTTGCATCtctgtgaatgaatgagtggaatgATAACTAACCATTGAATACAATTAACATTTTCTATGGAGTTAACCGTGGCGCCTGCTTCCTGGGAGGCAACGTGTGTGAAGAGGCCCCCGAGAAGCCCCAGCGCCCCCGAGGCCCCTTAGGTCCGGAGCGTCAGGCCCCAGCCTCCCCAGGCCCATGTCGTCACTCCCTCCTCAgggcctctgcccccacccccgggACACCCCGCGGGACTCCTGTGCTCCTGGCTCAGACGCCTTCCCCGGAGCTCCTTACTGATCACCATCCATCGTCCCTCGGCCCCCACTTCCTGGCAGTGGGGACCACCGTGCACCCTGCACAGGGCAAGGCAcacagttggtgctcaataaCGGCTTGGTGACTGTTGTGGGTTCAGCTGCATCCCCccaaaaaatatgttgaaatcctgacccTCCGGCACCTAGGAAcaggaccttatttggaaacaggatctTTGCAGAAGTAACCCAGTTGAGgtgtcatactggagtagggtgggcacTGGTGTCTGTATAACAACAGAGACATAGAGACACACGgagggacagaggcagagagtggaggGACGCAGCCATGAGCCAAGGGATGCCTGGAGCCCCAGAAgttggaagagaaaggaaggacccTGCCCTGGAGGGTCGGAGGGAGCGTGGTCCTGCCACAGcactggcctccagaactgagaggaTACGTTGCTGCTGTCTGGACCCTCGGCTCGGGGGCGTCTGTTACGACAGGCTTCAAGGGCAGAGCTAGGGTTCGAGCCAGCCAGTCAGCTGGGAACTGCGCCCAGCACCTGGGGCCCAGCAGGGCTGGATGGCCTGCCCTGGGCCGGGACAGGAGGGGCCCACTCCCACTCTGGCCTGTCCCacctctgcctccttcctctgtCTAGCACAGACCCAGCAGCTCAGCTGATGGCATAAGTTAGAGCAGGCGGGTGGGGTCTGGGGTGTCCCGAGGGATGCAGAGAGAGGTGTCTGCCAGTCCAGCATGCGTCCTCCGTGCTCCGCCGGGCCGGCCACATCCCCCTGTCCCACCCTGCGCCCACCTCACCTCCCGCAGGGGCCCGTTGAGCTCGCCCAGGATGCTGTCCTCGTCGAACATCTTGCCCTGGTAGCGGTGCTCGTAGTAGTCGTGGATCTTCTGGCGGAAGTCGGCGGGCAGCTTGTGGAAGGACATGTACTGCTCCACCTGCTTGTACTGTGACCGGGCAGGGCGGGGGCGGGCTCAGTGCCACCATCTCCGCgagccccagcccaccccagggGACAAGCCGGGGACCCTCCCACCCCACGCTCAGCCCGCACGGGGCTGTCAGACTGATCtgcaaatataaatgtttatatttaaatcctAATTTAACTTAAATGATTAGTTAACTAAATTAATTCTTAATTACTGCTCTAAATAATATTCAATGAGTCCTCAGGGGTAGGTGGCCAGATAAAAttcaggatgcccagttaaagtTGAATAtcagaaaagcaacaaaaatagttGTTATGAGTATATCCCCACGCAACATTTGGGATATATTAAGGAAACATATTTGTTGTTTTCCTGAAATTTCACCTTTTGGGGGGTGGGTAGAGGGATCctaaccctggacctcggtgcttggcgttataacaccgtgctctaatcaaccgagctaactgaccagccctgtcTGAAACTTAAATTTAACTAAGCATCCTGAATTTTATCTGGTCACCCTACCTCTGAGAAATGGGTGACCAGCTCGACTTTATAAGGGGAGGTCATCTTTGGGGAGGCTGGACTGAACCCCCCAAGTACTCCTGGCCCAGAGCCCCTGACCCCGTGGGTGGCCCTGGCTCCTCTCCCGATGATCTTTCTAGAAACCACCTGGTTGGCCCCTCCTGAGCAGGGCAGGGGGTGTGGGTGCCAGGCACCGCTGTCCCCAGGACAGCGCCCCCTGGGATGCCCCAGTTCCATTTCCGCCCAACCCCGCCTGGCCGCAGCTGTCCTGAGCTCAGCAGAACCCGTGATGGCAGGCGGGTGGCGGCACCAGCTCATGTTTGGGTGCAAGGCCCGCAGCTTCCGGACAGCCGGGCCGCCTGGCACAGAGCCCAGCTGACCCGGCCGACCCAGCAGCCACTGCCAGCGGAGCTTGCAGCTCCCCACCAGAGCCGGCCCGTAGGACAGACTCTGTGGCTCCTTCCCAAACCGGCCCAGAGACCCCCACGTGGGTCCAGACCCTCCTGTTCTCCCTCTGGAGTCCCCTGCACCCTTCCCAAACCCAAGGAGCTTCCCGACGCCCTTGACTGGCCCCGCCCTGCTCTGATATCCTGTCCCTCCGAATCACAGCCTCAGGTTCCCCTGGGgtcccaccccccaccacactCCCCTCTGGCCCTACACCTGGTTgccaccctctgcctctgccctgaGCACACCACACACAGACGGGGGAAGGTCAGGTGTGCCTCCCCCCTCAGACCTTCTCCTGGTACTGGCGCCGCGACGAGTCCAGTGACTGGATGAGGGCGGTGGCGTGGCCGATGAACATGGCATAGCAGGTGGCGCCCACGATCATGCTGAGCATGGTCAGCCAGATGTCGGTCATGCTCTCGGGCGCCTGCCGCCCGTATCCGATGCACAGCATGTGGCTCATGGCCTTGAAGAGCGCGAAGGAGTACAGCTCGCTCCACGAGTGGTTCTGCAAGGCCACGGGGGGCATGGGCAGGCGCTCGCAGCCCCAGGGGGCCCGTGAACCCCAGGACCCCCCGACCCATCCTCCCTGACACTGTAGGTGGTGAGCTCCCTGTGTTCAGAGGCAACCAAGAGAAAGGGGGGCTTGGGCAGAggacttgatttctttttttttttttttttttttttgtcgttttttcgtgaccggcactcagccaatgagtgcaccggtcagtcctatataggatccgaacccgcggcgggagcgtcgccgcactgccagcgcagcactctaccaagtgcgccacgggctcggcccagaggaCTTGATTTCCACACATGCTGGGACAGGTCTGATGCTGCCTTCCCACTTCCctcctggggaaactgaggcccagagggaccAGAGTCTGGCCCCCACCCCTTTGCAGCCTCTGATGAGTGTCTGCCAGGCCAAGAGGCCATGAAAGTTCCAAGGAGTCAGAACCAAGTGGCAGGGAAGGTGGAGGCACCAGGCAGCCAGGAGGTCCCTCCCCTCCTTGAGTCCTCAGTTGACCAGGCTGGGGAAGGGGGGCAGCGGGGCCCCATTCAGGAAACGGCACCACATGCGCGGGTGACAGCCAGACAATGGGCTGCCTCAGCCCAGGCCGCCGTGCCAGGCGCCGGGGAGGGGTGCCTGCGGGTTTTCCTGTAGCTCCTGACTCCATCAACGCCCACCTGCTCTGTGTCCTAACCAAAAACATCCCAAGTCCCCTGTGTATCCCAAGGCAGAGGCACCCGTGGGCCATGCCACAGGGCATCCTGGACGGGAAGAAAGGCTCGCTGGGGTGCTAAGCGGACATGAACACCCAAGACCCAGCCAGGAAGCCGTGGGTGCTGGGGACTCATTTATTATCTCTTATGGCACACACTACCACTTTCCTATTTGAGGGTTAcgatataaatttttcttttaaatgcaaattacaaaggggacttggggggaaaaaaatcactacgCAGATCTCTGAGTAAGAAAAGTCATCCCAGCTGCACTCAG includes:
- the HCN2 gene encoding potassium/sodium hyperpolarization-activated cyclic nucleotide-gated channel 2; this encodes MDARGGGGRPGDSPAATPAPGPPPPPPPPAPPQQPQPVRAEAAPPEAAGEGGPRARLCSRDSSCGRPATPRDSTAKGSPNGECGRGEPQCSPAGPEGAARGPQVSFSGGEDAGAAGEPRGSQASFMQRQFGALLQPGVNKFSLRMFGSQKAVEREQERVKSAGAWIIHPYSDFRFYWDFTMLLFMVGNLIVIPVGITFFKDETTAPWIVFNVVSDTFFLMDLVLNFRTGIVIEDNTEIILDPEKIKRKYLRTWFVVDFVSSIPVDYIFLIVEKGIDSEVYKTARALRIVRFTKILSLLRLLRLSRLIRYIHQWEEIFHMTYDLASAVMRICNLISMMLLLCHWDGCLQFLVPMLQDFPRNCWVSINGMVNHSWSELYSFALFKAMSHMLCIGYGRQAPESMTDIWLTMLSMIVGATCYAMFIGHATALIQSLDSSRRQYQEKYKQVEQYMSFHKLPADFRQKIHDYYEHRYQGKMFDEDSILGELNGPLREEIVNFNCRKLVASMPLFANADPNFVTAMLTKLKFEVFQPGDYIIREGTIGKKMYFIQHGVVSVLTKGNKEMKLSDGSYFGEICLLTRGRRTASVRADTYCRLYSLSVDNFNEVLEEYPMMRRAFETVAIDRLDRIGKKNSILLHKVQHDLSSGVFNNQENAIIQEIVKYDREMVQQAELGQRAGLFPPPPPPQVTSAIATLQQAVAMSFCPQVARPLVGPLALGSPRLLRRPVPGPAPAASPPGAPASPRAPRTSPHGGAPGSPAAPRAGPALPARRLSRASRPLSASQPSLPHGAPGPGPAASARPASSSTPRLGPAPAARPAAPSPDRRDSASPGATGSLDPPDSARSRLSSNL